From Nonomuraea helvata, a single genomic window includes:
- a CDS encoding carbohydrate ABC transporter permease, whose amino-acid sequence MTKRFSPGQLVLMVVALAFAVIWLAPIAWAVATSLKPESETTKIPLQWFGSELTLDSYRLVLGTGGIVKWAINSTVTSLVVTFLTVLFSAMAAYGFARTQFKGQRGLLAVILAGIMVPPQVLMAPLFAEMVALGLVDTWWSIILPQVAAPLIVYILYKFFQDVPPELEQAAFVDGAGRWRVFFTIVLPLSRPVLAAVSIYTFIGSWNNFLWPFLVSTDPNTMTLPVGLANVVQGTFGLRYAQIMASVVLAGLPLLVIFVLFQRQIVRGVAHTGLAGQ is encoded by the coding sequence ATGACCAAGCGGTTCAGCCCCGGCCAGCTCGTCCTGATGGTGGTGGCGCTGGCGTTCGCGGTCATCTGGCTGGCCCCCATCGCCTGGGCCGTCGCCACCTCCCTCAAGCCCGAGTCGGAGACCACGAAGATCCCGCTGCAGTGGTTCGGCAGCGAGCTCACCTTGGACTCCTACCGGCTGGTCCTGGGCACGGGCGGCATCGTCAAGTGGGCGATCAACTCCACGGTCACCTCGTTGGTCGTCACGTTCCTGACCGTGCTGTTCTCGGCGATGGCGGCCTACGGGTTCGCGCGCACGCAGTTCAAGGGGCAGCGGGGGCTGCTGGCGGTGATCCTGGCCGGGATCATGGTGCCGCCACAGGTGCTGATGGCGCCGCTGTTCGCGGAGATGGTGGCGCTCGGGCTGGTCGACACCTGGTGGTCGATCATCCTGCCGCAGGTGGCCGCGCCGCTGATCGTGTACATCCTGTACAAGTTCTTCCAGGACGTGCCGCCCGAGCTGGAGCAGGCGGCGTTCGTGGACGGGGCCGGGCGCTGGCGGGTGTTCTTCACGATCGTGCTGCCGCTGTCGCGTCCCGTGCTGGCCGCGGTGTCGATCTACACGTTCATCGGGAGCTGGAACAACTTCCTCTGGCCCTTCCTCGTCTCCACCGACCCGAACACCATGACGCTGCCGGTCGGCCTGGCCAACGTGGTGCAGGGGACGTTCGGGCTGCGGTACGCGCAGATCATGGCTTCCGTGGTCCTGGCCGGGCTGCCGCTGCTGGTGATCTTCGTGCTCTTCCAGCGTCAGATCGTCCGCGGCGTCGCGCATACAGGCCTCGCCGGCCAGTAG
- a CDS encoding sugar ABC transporter permease, translating into MTTTVAAPAAAAPVTEAKVRRGWTQHGMLFVAPFLLIYVAFLVWPVLLGLRMSLSSVNVAGTNNHFIGFGNYAEAFSDPLMWHSLWNTVVFTVLSTIPLVLLGLVFALLVHNLRFVQWLWRLSFFGPFLLPSAVVSILWLQMIYPPGYGLINGTLGTDVPWLTDTSTAMLSVVLTTVWWTVGFNFLLYLAALQSIPQHLYEAAAIDGASAWQRLRSITLPLLGRTTALIVVLQLLASLKVFDQIYLMTAGGPENSTRSIIEYAYDMGFTGYRTGYASAVSYILFVLIVIVSLVQLRLFRKRAEVSS; encoded by the coding sequence ATGACGACCACCGTCGCCGCCCCCGCGGCCGCCGCCCCCGTCACCGAGGCCAAGGTCCGGCGCGGCTGGACGCAGCACGGAATGCTGTTCGTCGCGCCCTTCCTGCTGATCTACGTGGCCTTCCTGGTCTGGCCGGTGCTGCTGGGCCTGCGGATGAGCCTGTCGAGCGTCAACGTCGCGGGCACCAACAACCACTTCATCGGTTTCGGCAACTACGCCGAGGCGTTCAGCGACCCGCTCATGTGGCACTCGCTCTGGAACACCGTGGTCTTCACCGTGCTGAGCACGATCCCGCTGGTCCTCCTGGGCCTGGTGTTCGCGCTGCTGGTGCACAACCTACGGTTCGTGCAGTGGCTGTGGCGCCTGTCGTTCTTCGGGCCGTTCCTGCTGCCGTCGGCCGTGGTGTCGATCCTGTGGCTGCAGATGATCTACCCGCCCGGCTACGGCCTGATCAACGGCACGCTCGGCACGGACGTCCCCTGGCTGACCGACACGTCCACGGCCATGCTGTCCGTGGTGCTGACCACGGTCTGGTGGACGGTCGGCTTCAACTTCCTGCTCTACCTGGCCGCCCTGCAGTCGATCCCCCAGCACCTGTACGAGGCCGCCGCCATCGACGGCGCCTCGGCCTGGCAACGGCTGCGCTCCATCACCCTGCCGCTGCTCGGCCGCACGACCGCGCTCATCGTGGTGCTGCAGCTGCTGGCCTCGCTCAAGGTGTTCGACCAGATCTATCTCATGACGGCCGGCGGTCCCGAGAACTCCACCAGGTCGATCATCGAGTACGCCTACGACATGGGCTTCACGGGGTACCGCACCGGCTACGCGTCGGCGGTGTCGTACATCCTGTTCGTCCTCATCGTCATCGTCTCCCTGGTGCAGCTCCGGCTGTTCCGCAAGCGCGCGGAGGTCTCGTCATGA
- a CDS encoding extracellular solute-binding protein, whose protein sequence is MQDPPDISRRLLLGGTLALAGAAAAGCAIPMGLGSSQTRVKYWHFLGASDGIIMNKMVQAFAKDNPEIFVEENVLAWGEPFYTKIAMAGSGGRSPDLATFHLARLAGIGAGATLDPINVKLLEENGLTAADFSPPIWERAHIDGVLYAIPFDAHPMVLYYNTEICGRAGLLGPDGKLKPTNGVDELMAALRRTKDAMGGKPPLAFDALGLGTVGPWRVWWTLYAQSGGALLSADNTKIAIDDAKALEVLRFMQQLGKDGLLDWRTDYGASVANFTNGQAAFLWNGDWETTGLKERKTPFSMTRFPSVFGTGAAQADCHSFVLPHQRNRDPEVERATYRFIAYLVKNSADWAVAGHVPAYLPALKEPDYLKLEPQSEYRSVITEVALDPQVWFAGSASRLWIEFGQAFSPVIGGQHTPEEGLATAKAALNRLLSAPNPFPDQER, encoded by the coding sequence GTGCAAGATCCTCCCGACATCTCCCGCAGGCTCCTCCTCGGCGGCACCCTCGCGCTCGCCGGCGCCGCCGCCGCAGGATGTGCGATCCCGATGGGGCTCGGCTCGTCCCAGACCCGCGTCAAGTACTGGCACTTCCTCGGCGCGAGCGACGGCATCATCATGAACAAGATGGTCCAGGCGTTCGCCAAGGACAATCCTGAGATCTTCGTCGAGGAGAACGTGCTCGCCTGGGGCGAGCCGTTCTACACGAAGATCGCGATGGCCGGCTCCGGCGGCCGCTCCCCCGACCTGGCCACCTTCCACCTGGCCCGGCTGGCCGGGATCGGCGCCGGCGCGACGCTCGACCCGATCAACGTCAAGCTGCTGGAGGAGAACGGCCTGACGGCCGCCGACTTCAGCCCGCCGATCTGGGAGCGCGCCCACATCGACGGGGTGCTGTACGCGATCCCGTTCGACGCCCACCCGATGGTGCTGTACTACAACACCGAGATCTGCGGCAGGGCGGGACTGCTCGGCCCCGACGGCAAGCTCAAGCCCACCAACGGCGTCGACGAGCTGATGGCCGCGCTGCGCAGGACCAAGGACGCCATGGGGGGCAAGCCGCCGCTCGCCTTCGACGCGCTCGGCCTGGGCACGGTCGGCCCCTGGCGGGTGTGGTGGACCCTCTACGCGCAGAGCGGCGGCGCCCTGCTCTCCGCCGACAACACGAAGATCGCCATCGACGACGCCAAGGCCCTCGAAGTCCTCCGGTTCATGCAGCAGCTCGGCAAGGACGGGCTGCTGGACTGGCGCACCGACTACGGCGCGTCCGTGGCCAACTTCACCAACGGCCAGGCGGCGTTCCTGTGGAACGGCGACTGGGAGACCACGGGGCTCAAGGAGCGCAAGACGCCGTTCAGCATGACCCGCTTCCCCAGCGTCTTCGGCACGGGGGCGGCGCAGGCCGACTGCCACTCGTTCGTGCTGCCGCACCAGCGCAACCGCGATCCCGAGGTCGAGCGGGCCACGTACCGGTTCATCGCCTACCTCGTCAAGAACAGCGCCGACTGGGCGGTCGCCGGTCACGTGCCCGCCTACCTTCCGGCGCTCAAAGAGCCCGACTATCTCAAGCTCGAGCCCCAGTCGGAGTACCGCTCGGTCATCACCGAGGTCGCGCTCGATCCCCAGGTGTGGTTCGCCGGCTCGGCCTCGCGGCTGTGGATCGAGTTCGGTCAGGCGTTCTCCCCGGTCATCGGCGGTCAGCACACCCCGGAGGAGGGCCTGGCCACCGCCAAGGCCGCGCTGAACCGGCTCCTGTCCGCCCCGAACCCCTTCCCCGACCAGGAGCGATGA
- a CDS encoding alpha-N-arabinofuranosidase, whose product MHQAKLTLDPAFKVAPVSRRTFGTFVEHLGRCVYTGIYEPDHPSADADGFRGDVLELTRELGVSTVRYPGGNFVSGYRWEDGIGPRESRPHRLDLAWHSTETNEVGVDEFVRWCRKAGVEPMMAINLGTRGIEAALDLLEYCNHPSGTALSDLRAANGSKDPHGIRMWCLGNEMDGPWQTGHKTPREYGRLAAETARAMRMVDSSLELVACGSSSSSMPTFGTWEAEVLEETYDLVDYISCHAYYEEKDGDLGSFLACSTNMEYFIRSVVATADHVGARLKSRKRIDISFDEWNVWYLSRFQNAAPPADWPVAPPLLEDHYHLADAVAFGGLLITLLRNSDRVTSASLAQLVNVIAPIMTEPGGRAWRQTTFHPFAQASRLAAGDVLRVESVSPSYETAEYGEVPLLHAVATHSEEGTTLFAVNRSTDGPLSLEIDARALGGARILEATTLTHTDVYARNTADDPDRVAPRPNADVEHDPARVLLPPVSWNVIRLG is encoded by the coding sequence GTGCATCAGGCAAAACTCACGCTCGATCCCGCGTTCAAGGTCGCCCCGGTGAGCCGGCGCACCTTCGGCACGTTCGTCGAACACCTCGGGCGCTGCGTCTACACCGGCATCTACGAGCCGGACCACCCCTCGGCCGACGCCGACGGCTTCCGCGGCGACGTGCTCGAGCTGACGAGGGAACTGGGCGTGTCCACGGTCCGCTACCCCGGCGGCAACTTCGTCTCCGGCTACCGCTGGGAGGACGGCATCGGCCCTCGGGAGAGCCGCCCCCACCGCCTGGACCTGGCCTGGCACAGCACCGAGACGAACGAGGTCGGCGTCGACGAGTTCGTACGCTGGTGCCGCAAGGCCGGCGTCGAGCCCATGATGGCGATCAACCTCGGCACCCGCGGCATCGAGGCCGCGCTCGACCTGCTCGAATACTGCAACCACCCGTCCGGCACCGCGCTGTCCGACCTGCGCGCCGCCAACGGCTCCAAGGATCCGCACGGGATCAGGATGTGGTGCCTGGGCAACGAGATGGACGGCCCCTGGCAGACCGGGCACAAGACCCCCCGCGAGTACGGCAGGCTCGCCGCCGAGACCGCCCGCGCCATGCGCATGGTGGACTCCTCGCTGGAGCTGGTCGCCTGCGGCAGCTCGAGCTCGTCGATGCCGACCTTCGGCACGTGGGAGGCCGAGGTGCTGGAGGAGACGTACGACCTGGTCGACTACATCTCCTGCCACGCCTACTACGAGGAGAAGGACGGCGACCTCGGCAGCTTCCTGGCCTGCTCGACCAACATGGAGTACTTCATCCGCTCGGTCGTGGCCACCGCCGACCACGTCGGGGCCCGGCTGAAGTCGCGCAAGCGCATCGACATCTCCTTCGACGAGTGGAACGTCTGGTACCTGTCGCGCTTCCAGAACGCCGCGCCGCCCGCCGACTGGCCGGTCGCGCCGCCGCTGCTGGAGGACCACTACCACCTGGCCGACGCCGTCGCCTTCGGCGGGCTGCTGATCACGCTGCTGCGCAACAGCGACCGGGTGACCTCCGCGTCGCTGGCCCAGCTGGTGAACGTGATCGCACCCATCATGACGGAGCCGGGCGGGCGGGCCTGGCGGCAGACCACGTTCCACCCGTTCGCGCAGGCGTCCCGGCTCGCGGCCGGTGACGTGCTGCGGGTGGAGTCGGTCTCTCCGTCGTACGAGACGGCCGAGTACGGCGAGGTGCCGCTGCTGCACGCGGTGGCCACGCACTCGGAGGAGGGGACGACGCTGTTCGCCGTCAACCGCTCGACCGACGGGCCGCTCTCCCTGGAGATCGACGCGCGGGCGCTCGGAGGGGCGCGCATCCTCGAGGCCACCACCCTGACGCACACGGACGTGTACGCCCGGAACACGGCCGACGACCCGGACCGGGTCGCACCCCGGCCCAACGCGGACGTGGAACACGACCCGGCCCGCGTGCTCCTGCCCCCGGTCTCGTGGAACGTGATCCGACTGGGCTGA
- a CDS encoding LacI family DNA-binding transcriptional regulator — translation MRSRDGRPAVLMDVAVLAGVSAMTVSRVLNAPDRVRAETRARVLAAVRELDYRPNQAARQLVTGRSGVLGVVSIDTTLYGPASTLYCIEQAARNAGFNVSIASLPSLNRRSMEEGVERLRAQAVDGVIIVAPHESAADGLRHLPPEMPVVAVDAGDDIPVPVAKVDQRAGAVRVTRHLLSLGHRTVWHVAGPVDWLDSNGRIEGWRQVLESADRPVPEVLRGDWSSRSGYQLGRELAQDPEVTAVFVANDQMALGVLRALREAGRRVPEDVSVAGFDDIPESAYFWPPLTTVRQNFGEVARHAFHLLLDRMAGTEPDRRRLVEPELVVRESTGPAPG, via the coding sequence GTGAGATCCAGGGACGGCAGGCCCGCAGTGCTCATGGACGTCGCCGTGCTCGCCGGCGTTTCCGCCATGACCGTCTCGCGCGTGCTCAACGCGCCCGACCGGGTGAGGGCCGAGACCAGGGCCCGGGTGCTGGCCGCCGTGCGCGAGCTCGACTACCGGCCCAACCAGGCGGCGCGGCAGCTCGTCACCGGGCGGTCCGGGGTGCTGGGCGTCGTCAGCATCGACACCACCCTGTACGGCCCCGCCTCCACCCTCTACTGCATCGAGCAGGCCGCCAGGAACGCCGGGTTCAACGTGAGCATCGCCAGCCTGCCCTCGCTCAACCGCAGGTCGATGGAGGAGGGCGTGGAACGGCTGCGCGCCCAGGCCGTCGACGGGGTGATCATCGTGGCGCCGCACGAGTCGGCCGCCGACGGGCTGCGGCATCTGCCGCCCGAGATGCCGGTGGTCGCGGTCGACGCCGGTGACGACATCCCCGTGCCCGTGGCCAAGGTCGACCAGCGGGCCGGGGCCGTACGCGTGACCAGGCACCTGCTCAGCCTCGGCCACCGGACCGTGTGGCACGTGGCGGGGCCGGTCGACTGGCTCGACTCCAACGGCCGCATCGAGGGGTGGCGCCAGGTGCTGGAGTCCGCGGACCGACCGGTGCCCGAAGTGCTGCGCGGCGACTGGAGCTCGCGCTCCGGCTACCAGCTCGGGCGGGAGCTCGCCCAGGATCCCGAGGTCACCGCCGTGTTCGTGGCCAACGACCAGATGGCGCTCGGCGTGCTGCGCGCCCTGCGCGAGGCCGGGCGGCGCGTGCCCGAGGACGTGAGCGTGGCCGGGTTCGACGACATCCCCGAGTCGGCCTACTTCTGGCCGCCGCTGACGACCGTACGGCAGAACTTCGGCGAGGTCGCCAGGCACGCCTTCCACCTGCTGCTCGACCGGATGGCGGGCACCGAGCCCGACCGGCGGCGGCTGGTCGAGCCCGAGCTCGTGGTGAGGGAGAGCACCGGCCCCGCCCCTGGCTGA
- a CDS encoding TetR/AcrR family transcriptional regulator C-terminal domain-containing protein: protein MVDHVYADLRLPRGLGWRESLRALAVRTRELMLDHRWLAQLPPQAKLALTPSRMAVAEEALAVLDGLGLDADTRMSVFRSVDAYVHGAMSYESAVSAFMSEQNLSSGEELRTELAPLMTWHMRTGRYPAYQHYLRTATRKDDTRWQFDVGLDCLLDGIATRLNI from the coding sequence ATGGTCGACCATGTCTACGCCGACCTGCGCCTGCCCCGCGGCCTCGGCTGGCGGGAAAGCCTGCGCGCGCTCGCCGTACGCACGCGCGAGCTGATGCTGGACCACCGATGGCTGGCCCAGCTCCCGCCACAGGCCAAGCTCGCCCTCACGCCCAGCCGGATGGCCGTGGCCGAGGAGGCTTTGGCAGTGCTCGACGGCCTCGGCCTGGACGCTGACACCAGGATGAGCGTCTTCCGCAGCGTGGACGCGTACGTGCACGGCGCCATGAGCTACGAGAGCGCCGTCAGCGCCTTCATGAGCGAGCAGAACCTGTCCAGCGGGGAGGAACTACGGACCGAGCTGGCCCCGCTCATGACCTGGCACATGCGGACCGGCCGCTATCCCGCCTACCAGCACTACCTGCGCACCGCCACGCGCAAGGACGACACCCGATGGCAGTTCGACGTCGGCCTCGACTGCCTCCTCGACGGCATCGCCACCCGCCTTAACATCTGA
- a CDS encoding VOC family protein encodes MDLYSVVCVRDRATSQKWFEAFFGRPADEIIGEECLWQVGENAWVVIDDRHMRAARVGGTMITLGVTDLDGILARLAAYGIEHEPVETYGNGVRHVDVLDPDGNSLSLAEAPAQ; translated from the coding sequence GTGGACCTGTACAGCGTCGTGTGCGTGCGTGACCGGGCGACATCGCAGAAGTGGTTCGAGGCGTTCTTCGGGCGGCCGGCGGACGAGATCATCGGCGAGGAGTGCCTGTGGCAGGTCGGTGAGAACGCGTGGGTCGTCATCGACGACCGGCACATGCGAGCCGCGCGGGTGGGCGGCACCATGATCACACTCGGCGTGACCGACCTCGACGGCATCCTGGCCCGGCTGGCCGCGTACGGCATCGAGCACGAGCCCGTGGAGACCTACGGCAACGGCGTGCGCCACGTGGACGTCCTCGACCCGGACGGCAACAGCCTGTCGCTCGCGGAGGCCCCCGCCCAGTAG
- a CDS encoding transposase: MQLRYAYRIDPTPAQRIALAKAFGCARVVFNDALALRNHAHQVGLPFITDAELSRRVSTQAKRRPERAWLGEVPAVVLQQALSDCTTAFRNFFASLSGKRQGPRMAPPRFRSRKDRRQAIRFTKNARFAVTACGKLRLPKIGDVKVRWSRPLPAPPSSVTVIKDAAGRYFASFVVEVREQPLPTASAETGIDLGLGHFAVLADGRKIDSPRFLRREEKKLKKLQKALSRKQKGSSNRAKARVKVARQHAKVAGARREFHHQLSIKIIRENQAVFVEDLAVKGLARTRLAKSVHDAGWSSFVSMLEYKAKLYGRQFAKVGRFFPSSKLCSACGTVAETMPLNVREWSCACGAIHDRDVNAAINILAAGRAERLNACGGPVRPPLAAARAEEAGSRGSAAA; this comes from the coding sequence GTGCAGCTTCGGTACGCCTACCGGATCGACCCGACCCCCGCCCAGCGCATCGCGTTGGCCAAGGCGTTCGGGTGTGCGCGGGTGGTGTTCAACGACGCGCTCGCGCTGCGCAACCACGCCCACCAGGTCGGCCTGCCGTTCATCACCGATGCCGAGCTGTCCCGCCGGGTCAGCACGCAGGCCAAGCGGCGCCCCGAGCGGGCCTGGCTGGGCGAGGTGCCGGCGGTCGTGCTCCAGCAGGCCCTGTCCGACTGCACCACCGCGTTCCGCAACTTCTTCGCCTCGCTGTCCGGCAAGCGCCAAGGGCCGAGGATGGCCCCGCCCCGGTTCCGGTCCCGCAAGGACCGTCGGCAGGCGATCCGGTTCACCAAGAACGCCCGCTTCGCCGTCACCGCCTGCGGGAAGCTGCGCCTGCCGAAGATCGGGGACGTGAAGGTGCGGTGGTCGCGCCCGCTGCCCGCGCCACCGTCCTCGGTCACCGTCATCAAGGACGCGGCCGGCCGATACTTCGCCAGTTTCGTGGTCGAGGTGCGCGAGCAGCCGCTGCCCACCGCATCTGCCGAGACGGGGATCGATCTGGGGCTCGGCCATTTCGCCGTCCTGGCGGACGGCCGGAAGATCGACTCTCCGCGATTCCTGCGCCGCGAGGAGAAGAAACTCAAGAAACTCCAGAAAGCGCTGTCGCGTAAGCAGAAGGGATCATCGAATCGGGCCAAGGCCCGGGTGAAGGTGGCCCGCCAGCATGCGAAGGTCGCGGGTGCGCGCCGTGAGTTCCATCACCAGCTGTCCATCAAGATCATCCGTGAGAATCAAGCGGTGTTTGTGGAGGACCTGGCGGTGAAGGGGCTGGCGCGCACGAGGCTGGCCAAGAGCGTGCATGACGCGGGCTGGTCGTCGTTCGTGAGCATGCTGGAGTACAAGGCGAAGCTGTATGGCAGGCAGTTCGCCAAGGTCGGCCGGTTCTTCCCGTCGTCCAAGCTCTGCTCGGCCTGCGGGACTGTGGCCGAGACGATGCCGTTGAACGTGCGGGAATGGTCCTGCGCGTGTGGTGCCATCCATGATCGGGACGTCAACGCCGCGATCAACATTCTCGCCGCCGGACGGGCGGAGAGACTAAACGCCTGTGGAGGGCCGGTAAGACCACCGCTCGCGGCGGCACGGGCCGAGGAAGCAGGAAGCCGAGGAAGTGCCGCCGCATGA
- the tnpA gene encoding IS200/IS605 family transposase, whose protein sequence is MVFVTKFRHPVFTGTHLTRLDEITRSVCADFETELAEFNGEATHVHLLVNFPPKIALSKLVNSLKGVSSRWMRHRGTPPGPPGRFPGAGHRCRGAVRSQRGRKGGLLSSTPFAWMEGH, encoded by the coding sequence TTGGTTTTCGTCACCAAATTTCGGCATCCGGTCTTCACTGGCACCCACCTGACCCGGCTGGATGAGATCACGCGATCGGTCTGCGCCGACTTCGAAACCGAACTGGCCGAGTTCAACGGCGAGGCCACCCACGTCCACCTCCTGGTGAACTTCCCGCCCAAGATCGCGCTGTCCAAGCTGGTCAACAGCCTCAAAGGCGTGTCCTCACGCTGGATGCGGCACCGGGGAACTCCACCTGGACCACCGGGCCGATTTCCCGGAGCCGGACACAGGTGTCGAGGGGCGGTTCGTTCGCAGCGGGGAAGGAAGGGAGGGTTGTTGTCATCTACACCCTTTGCCTGGATGGAGGGCCACTGA
- a CDS encoding VOC family protein, which produces MVSVVQNVAIDCADAYELARFWSEVTGCPMDPEARPGDEETQVLLPQGPLLYFNQVPEPKTVKNRLHLCLRPETSRDEEVDRLLGLGASFVTDRRNPDGTGWAVLADPEGNEFCVLRSESERAATTP; this is translated from the coding sequence ATGGTCTCTGTAGTGCAGAATGTGGCGATCGATTGTGCGGACGCCTACGAACTCGCCCGGTTCTGGAGCGAGGTAACCGGCTGTCCCATGGATCCCGAGGCCCGGCCCGGGGATGAGGAGACGCAGGTCCTGCTGCCGCAGGGACCGCTGCTCTACTTCAACCAGGTGCCGGAGCCCAAGACCGTCAAGAACCGGCTCCACCTCTGCCTGCGTCCGGAGACCTCGCGCGACGAGGAGGTCGACCGCCTGCTGGGGCTGGGCGCTTCCTTCGTCACCGACCGCCGCAACCCCGATGGCACGGGCTGGGCCGTTCTCGCCGACCCCGAGGGCAACGAGTTCTGCGTCCTCCGCAGCGAGTCCGAGCGGGCGGCGACGACCCCGTAA
- a CDS encoding amino acid-binding protein has product MLLRVRLALPDRPGSLAQVTKVLGVAGADITQVTVLDRGAGSAVDDITIFCPESTPRQALVKSLETVEGVAVEGIWTTREAPGTYPELEILKYITTAGDRALTTLVDSLPVLFSADWAATTSGDRVLYASWRAPKDLTVPEQTPSRPTALTLEDDLHAIHAPLPPLALSLILARSEGPAFHRIEVHRLTRILEIFLSLPATERSVTRQLRK; this is encoded by the coding sequence ATGCTGCTTCGCGTGCGCCTGGCGCTGCCCGACAGGCCGGGGTCCCTGGCACAGGTGACCAAGGTCCTGGGCGTGGCGGGCGCCGACATCACGCAGGTGACCGTGCTCGACCGGGGCGCCGGCTCGGCCGTCGACGACATCACGATCTTCTGTCCGGAGAGCACGCCCAGGCAGGCTCTGGTCAAGAGCCTGGAGACGGTGGAGGGCGTCGCAGTCGAGGGCATCTGGACCACCAGGGAGGCCCCCGGCACGTACCCTGAGCTGGAGATCCTCAAGTACATCACCACGGCGGGCGACCGGGCGCTGACCACGCTCGTCGACTCGCTCCCCGTCCTCTTCAGCGCCGACTGGGCCGCCACGACGTCCGGCGATCGCGTCCTGTACGCGAGCTGGCGCGCCCCGAAAGACCTGACCGTCCCGGAGCAGACGCCCTCCCGCCCGACGGCCCTTACCCTCGAGGACGACCTCCACGCCATCCATGCCCCGCTGCCGCCTCTGGCCCTCTCCCTCATCCTGGCCCGCTCGGAGGGCCCGGCCTTCCACCGCATCGAGGTCCACCGGCTCACCCGCATCCTGGAGATCTTCCTCAGCCTGCCCGCCACGGAACGCAGCGTGACCCGGCAGCTTCGCAAGTAG
- the dusB gene encoding tRNA dihydrouridine synthase DusB — protein sequence MKIGPIEVWPPVVLAPMAGITNAPFRVLCREQGAGLFVCEMITTRALVERNPKTLRMIRFAESERPRSIQLYGVDPGVVGRAARMIAEEGLADHIDLNFGCPVPKVTRRGGGSALPYKRNLLRRILREAVANAGPLPVTMKMRKGIDDDHLTYLDAGRIAAEEGVAAIALHARTAKQHYGGVADWEAIARLKEAVADIPVLGNGDIWCADDALRMMARTGCDGVVVGRGCLGRPWLFKDLENAFNGSPERARPTLGEVAEVMARHAEGLTECFDIERYAVADFRKHVGWYLKGFTVGSELRRELATAESLDRLREGLAKLEHDQPWPPNTDTPRGKSGERSKVLLPDGWLDDPWDCALPDGDAESDISGG from the coding sequence GTGAAGATTGGGCCGATTGAGGTTTGGCCGCCGGTGGTGCTCGCGCCGATGGCGGGCATCACGAACGCGCCGTTCCGCGTGCTGTGCAGGGAGCAGGGCGCGGGGCTGTTCGTGTGCGAGATGATCACGACGCGCGCACTGGTCGAGCGCAATCCCAAGACGCTGCGGATGATCAGGTTCGCGGAGTCGGAGCGGCCCAGGAGCATACAGCTGTACGGCGTGGATCCCGGCGTCGTGGGGCGGGCGGCTCGGATGATCGCCGAGGAGGGCCTGGCCGATCACATCGATCTGAACTTCGGCTGCCCCGTGCCCAAGGTGACCAGGCGCGGCGGCGGGTCCGCGCTGCCGTACAAGAGGAATCTGCTGCGGCGGATCCTGCGGGAGGCGGTCGCCAACGCGGGGCCGCTGCCCGTGACGATGAAGATGCGCAAGGGCATCGACGACGATCATCTGACGTATCTCGACGCCGGGCGGATCGCGGCCGAGGAGGGGGTCGCGGCGATCGCGCTGCACGCGCGTACGGCCAAGCAGCATTACGGGGGCGTGGCCGACTGGGAGGCCATCGCCCGGCTGAAGGAGGCCGTCGCCGACATCCCCGTGCTGGGCAACGGGGACATCTGGTGCGCCGACGACGCCCTGCGGATGATGGCGCGTACGGGATGCGACGGCGTGGTCGTCGGGCGCGGCTGCCTGGGGCGGCCGTGGCTGTTCAAGGACCTGGAGAACGCGTTCAACGGCAGCCCCGAGCGGGCGCGGCCGACGCTCGGCGAGGTCGCCGAGGTGATGGCCAGGCACGCCGAGGGGCTGACCGAGTGCTTCGACATCGAGCGGTACGCCGTCGCCGACTTCCGCAAGCATGTCGGGTGGTATCTGAAGGGGTTCACGGTCGGGAGCGAGCTGCGGCGGGAGCTGGCCACGGCTGAGTCGCTCGATAGGCTGCGCGAGGGGCTGGCGAAGCTGGAGCACGATCAGCCGTGGCCCCCGAACACGGACACGCCCCGGGGGAAGTCGGGGGAGCGATCCAAGGTGCTTCTCCCGGACGGGTGGCTGGACGACCCCTGGGACTGCGCGCTCCCCGACGGTGACGCCGAGTCCGACATCTCAGGGGGGTGA
- a CDS encoding DoxX family protein — MNVFLWMVQAILAALFAMSGLVKVLRLKDKLAGKYPWMQDFSQATVRFIGAMEALGAIGLVVPGVTGIAPVLTPIAGTGLAVMMVLAAGTHIRRKEPSGVAVSAILFMLSAFVTWGRFGPYGW, encoded by the coding sequence ATGAATGTGTTCTTGTGGATGGTGCAGGCGATCCTGGCCGCCCTGTTCGCCATGTCCGGCCTGGTGAAGGTCCTCCGGCTGAAGGACAAGCTGGCCGGCAAGTATCCGTGGATGCAGGACTTCTCCCAGGCGACCGTGCGGTTCATCGGTGCGATGGAGGCGCTCGGCGCGATCGGGCTGGTCGTACCGGGCGTGACCGGAATCGCACCCGTCTTGACACCGATCGCCGGCACCGGGCTGGCGGTCATGATGGTCTTGGCGGCGGGCACACACATCCGCCGCAAAGAGCCGTCCGGAGTTGCGGTCAGCGCCATCCTGTTCATGCTCTCCGCGTTCGTCACCTGGGGCCGATTCGGCCCCTACGGTTGGTGA